One region of Centropristis striata isolate RG_2023a ecotype Rhode Island chromosome 3, C.striata_1.0, whole genome shotgun sequence genomic DNA includes:
- the smpd4 gene encoding sphingomyelin phosphodiesterase 4 isoform X3 codes for MAAPTLQQPSFLLANLKADSTTKPLLQRCQDLTKIIDDYPAKELHLIFPWLVESVFGSLDGIIAGWNLGLLHLRSNDYKIVLEFLKPSGPMMKLVYKLQAEEYKYEIPVNYLPGPVKACIQEGVLPDCPLFHNKLQFPLSGLLSLNLALNPFEFFMFNFAYCLITPKSYPPGQHGSSTDSAYFVLVDTYLKYFLPSEGSVPPSPFSDSRGSVTAPSPRSSSVSFAGYGVHSPSLLKHHIFHQPSVNADPAAQEIWRSETLLQMFVEIWLHHYSLEMYQKLQSPQVKEPFSPTEEHVLVVRLLVKHLHAFSNSLKPEQLTSSPSAQSHTHTSPLEEFKRVVVQRFVQQKLYLFLQHCFGHWPLDASFRAVLETWLSYIQPWRYTGEKTNAQPQTEQNRTVPDKWESFVQENLLMYTKLFQVFLNRAVRTDLVNAKNALMVFRVAKVFAQPNLAEMIQKGEQLFLEPEHVLHHRQPRGYMTPSQGGSYLSSRQRVVTDLVFRVKSHVYALEGQDCQYKQMFGSELRGAVMKLIQIIAQARQTAKRISDHSNEVAANNSFMSWFGMGSSDPNNTFSGAEPEESGECLKKTHEFLDRALENLCQIFKLNQGQLSQLISNLGSSQDEGSCKQLPDCIQGENGLILTDLGRRQIISGLRRFDIQYQGDPELQPIRSYENALLVRLFYRISSLVNERFGGHMAALCSRPDLLGRLGRHYLADPDPSTKLKQSPITRRTLERSQRARLSLRPLASYRTILLLLLCYAFGALLSLGPVSSTLLILTGGFLYGLMMTLFGDKLKTH; via the exons GAGCTGCACCTGATCTTCCCCTGGCTGGTGGAGAGTGTGTTTGGCAGTCTGGACGGCATTATCGCTGGCTGGAATCTGGGACTCCTGCATTTACGGAGCAATGACTACAAAATCGTTCTGGAGTTTCTAAAACCCAG tGGGCCGATGATGAAGCTTGTGTATAAACTTCAAGCAGAAGagtataaatatgaaatacCTGTCAATTATCTCCCG GGCCCAGTGAAGGCCTGCATCCAGGAAGGAGTCCTTCCAGACTGTCCCCTGTTCCACAACAAGCTGCAGTTCCCCCTGTCCGGTCTGCTGTCTCTGAACCTCGCTCTCA ATCCATTTGAATTCTTCATGTTCAATTTTGCCTACTGTCTCATCACGCCAAAG agcTACCCTCCAGGCCAACATGGAAGCTCCACTGACAGCGCATACTTTGTGCTCGTGGACACTTACCTCAAATACTTCCTCCCCAGTGAAGGAAGTGTACCGCCCTCGCCTTTCTCTGACTCCAGAGGCTCCGTCACTGCACCTTCACCCAG ATCTTCAAGTGTTTCCTTTGCTGGTTATGGCGTTCACAGCCCCAGCCTCCTGAAACATCACATATTCCATCAACCGTCAGTTAACGCAGACCCCGCAGCCCAGGAGATCTGGAGGTCTGAGACACTGTTACAG ATGTTTGTGGAGATCTGGCTCCATCACTACTCCTTAGAGATGTACCAGAAGCTGCAGTCTCCTCAGGTGAAG GAGCCCTTCAGCCCGACAGAGGAGCACGTGCTGGTGGTGCGTCTGCTGGTCAAACACCTGCACGCCTTCTCCAACAGCCTGAAGCCCGAGCAGCTCACCTCCTCGCCCTCCGCCCAGTCACACACCCACACCAGCCCGCTGGAGGAGTTCAAGAG AGTGGTGGTGCAGCGTTTTGTCCAACAGAAGCTCTACCTGTTTCTGCAGCACTGCTTCGGTCACTGGCCTCTAGATGCGTCTTTCAGAGCG GTGCTGGAGACGTGGCTGAGCTACATCCAACCATGGAGATACACCGGAGAGAAGACTAACGCTCAGCCACAGACGGAACAGAACAGGACGGTACCTGACAAGTG GGAGTCGTTTGTTCAGGAGAACCTGCTGATGTACACGAAGCTCTTCCAAGTGTTTCTGAACAGAGCCGTCAGGACGGATCTGGTCAACGCCAAAAACGCTCTGATGGTGTTCAGAGTGGCCAAAGTGTTCGCTCAGCCAAACCTCGCCGAGATGATCCAGAAAG GAGAGCAGCTGTTCCTGGAGCCGGAGCACGTCCTCCACCACCGGCAGCCCCGCGGCTACATGACGCCGAGCCAGGGCGGCAGCTACCTGTCGTCCCGGCAACGTGTGGTCACAGACCTGGTGTTCAGGGTGAAGAGCCACGTCTACGCTCTGGAGGGCCAGGACTGCCAGTACAAACAGATGTTTGGCTCCGAGCTCCGAGGGGCA GTCATGAAGTTAATCCAGATAATTGCACAAGCCAGACAGACAGCCAAGAGGATATCGGACCATTCCAACGAGGTGGCGGCCAATAACTCGTTCATGTCGTGGTTTGGGATGGGCTCCTCCGATCCCAACAACACCTTCTCCGGGGCCGAGCCCGAGGAGAGCGGGGAATGTCTGAAAAAGACCCACGAATTCCTGGACAGAGCTCTGGAGAACCTGTGTCAAATCTTCAAG CTGAACCAGGGGCAGCTGTCTCAGCTGATATCCAACCTGGGCTCCTCTCAGGATGAGGGCAGCTGCAAACAGCTGCCAGACTGCATCCAGGGAGAGAACGGGCTGATTCTGACCGACCTGGGCAGGAGGCAG ATCATTAGTGGGCTGCGCAGGTTTGACATTCAGTATCAAGGAGACCCGGAGCTGCAGCCCATAAGGAGCTATGAGAACGCCCTGCTGGTCAGGCTGTTCTACAGGATCTCTTCTCTGGTTAATGAGAGG TTCGGAGGACACATGGCGGCGCTCTGCTCCCGTCCGGACCTCCTGGGGCGCCTCGGTCGTCACTACTTGGCGGATCCCGATCCGAGCACCAAGCTGAAGCAGAGCCCGATAACCAGGCGGACGTTAGAGCGGAGCCAGCGGGCGAGGCTAAGCCTGCGCCCGCTGGCCAGCTACAGGAcgatcctgctgctgctgctctgctacGCGTTCGGAGCTCTGCTGTCGCTGGGCCCCGTGTCCAGCACCCTGCTCATCCTCACGGGGGGCTTCCTGTACGGACTGATGATGACGCTGTTCGGAGACAAACTGAAGACGCACTAG
- the smpd4 gene encoding sphingomyelin phosphodiesterase 4 isoform X2 — MAAPTLQQPSFLLANLKADSTTKPLLQRCQDLTKIIDDYPAKELHLIFPWLVESVFGSLDGIIAGWNLGLLHLRSNDYKIVLEFLKPSGPMMKLVYKLQAEEYKYEIPVNYLPGPVKACIQEGVLPDCPLFHNKLQFPLSGLLSLNLALNPFEFFMFNFAYCLITPKSYPPGQHGSSTDSAYFVLVDTYLKYFLPSEGSVPPSPFSDSRGSVTAPSPRSSSVSFAGYGVHSPSLLKHHIFHQPSVNADPAAQEIWRSETLLQMFVEIWLHHYSLEMYQKLQSPQVKLALLQYRLSMSSMPCQPYAPPGSGTLHTYQEPFSPTEEHVLVVRLLVKHLHAFSNSLKPEQLTSSPSAQSHTHTSPLEEFKRVVVQRFVQQKLYLFLQHCFGHWPLDASFRAVLETWLSYIQPWRYTGEKTNAQPQTEQNRTVPDKWESFVQENLLMYTKLFQVFLNRAVRTDLVNAKNALMVFRVAKVFAQPNLAEMIQKGEQLFLEPEHVLHHRQPRGYMTPSQGGSYLSSRQRVVTDLVFRVKSHVYALEGQDCQYKQMFGSELRGAVMKLIQIIAQARQTAKRISDHSNEVAANNSFMSWFGMGSSDPNNTFSGAEPEESGECLKKTHEFLDRALENLCQIFKLNQGQLSQLISNLGSSQDEGSCKQLPDCIQGENGLILTDLGRRQIISGLRRFDIQYQGDPELQPIRSYENALLVRLFYRISSLVNERFGGHMAALCSRPDLLGRLGRHYLADPDPSTKLKQSPITRRTLERSQRARLSLRPLASYRTILLLLLCYAFGALLSLGPVSSTLLILTGGFLYGLMMTLFGDKLKTH, encoded by the exons GAGCTGCACCTGATCTTCCCCTGGCTGGTGGAGAGTGTGTTTGGCAGTCTGGACGGCATTATCGCTGGCTGGAATCTGGGACTCCTGCATTTACGGAGCAATGACTACAAAATCGTTCTGGAGTTTCTAAAACCCAG tGGGCCGATGATGAAGCTTGTGTATAAACTTCAAGCAGAAGagtataaatatgaaatacCTGTCAATTATCTCCCG GGCCCAGTGAAGGCCTGCATCCAGGAAGGAGTCCTTCCAGACTGTCCCCTGTTCCACAACAAGCTGCAGTTCCCCCTGTCCGGTCTGCTGTCTCTGAACCTCGCTCTCA ATCCATTTGAATTCTTCATGTTCAATTTTGCCTACTGTCTCATCACGCCAAAG agcTACCCTCCAGGCCAACATGGAAGCTCCACTGACAGCGCATACTTTGTGCTCGTGGACACTTACCTCAAATACTTCCTCCCCAGTGAAGGAAGTGTACCGCCCTCGCCTTTCTCTGACTCCAGAGGCTCCGTCACTGCACCTTCACCCAG ATCTTCAAGTGTTTCCTTTGCTGGTTATGGCGTTCACAGCCCCAGCCTCCTGAAACATCACATATTCCATCAACCGTCAGTTAACGCAGACCCCGCAGCCCAGGAGATCTGGAGGTCTGAGACACTGTTACAG ATGTTTGTGGAGATCTGGCTCCATCACTACTCCTTAGAGATGTACCAGAAGCTGCAGTCTCCTCAGGTGAAG CTGGCGCTGCTGCAGTACCGCCTCAGTATGTCCAGCATGCCGTGCCAACCCTACGCCCCACCAGGCTCTGGGACCCTCCACACCTACCAA GAGCCCTTCAGCCCGACAGAGGAGCACGTGCTGGTGGTGCGTCTGCTGGTCAAACACCTGCACGCCTTCTCCAACAGCCTGAAGCCCGAGCAGCTCACCTCCTCGCCCTCCGCCCAGTCACACACCCACACCAGCCCGCTGGAGGAGTTCAAGAG AGTGGTGGTGCAGCGTTTTGTCCAACAGAAGCTCTACCTGTTTCTGCAGCACTGCTTCGGTCACTGGCCTCTAGATGCGTCTTTCAGAGCG GTGCTGGAGACGTGGCTGAGCTACATCCAACCATGGAGATACACCGGAGAGAAGACTAACGCTCAGCCACAGACGGAACAGAACAGGACGGTACCTGACAAGTG GGAGTCGTTTGTTCAGGAGAACCTGCTGATGTACACGAAGCTCTTCCAAGTGTTTCTGAACAGAGCCGTCAGGACGGATCTGGTCAACGCCAAAAACGCTCTGATGGTGTTCAGAGTGGCCAAAGTGTTCGCTCAGCCAAACCTCGCCGAGATGATCCAGAAAG GAGAGCAGCTGTTCCTGGAGCCGGAGCACGTCCTCCACCACCGGCAGCCCCGCGGCTACATGACGCCGAGCCAGGGCGGCAGCTACCTGTCGTCCCGGCAACGTGTGGTCACAGACCTGGTGTTCAGGGTGAAGAGCCACGTCTACGCTCTGGAGGGCCAGGACTGCCAGTACAAACAGATGTTTGGCTCCGAGCTCCGAGGGGCA GTCATGAAGTTAATCCAGATAATTGCACAAGCCAGACAGACAGCCAAGAGGATATCGGACCATTCCAACGAGGTGGCGGCCAATAACTCGTTCATGTCGTGGTTTGGGATGGGCTCCTCCGATCCCAACAACACCTTCTCCGGGGCCGAGCCCGAGGAGAGCGGGGAATGTCTGAAAAAGACCCACGAATTCCTGGACAGAGCTCTGGAGAACCTGTGTCAAATCTTCAAG CTGAACCAGGGGCAGCTGTCTCAGCTGATATCCAACCTGGGCTCCTCTCAGGATGAGGGCAGCTGCAAACAGCTGCCAGACTGCATCCAGGGAGAGAACGGGCTGATTCTGACCGACCTGGGCAGGAGGCAG ATCATTAGTGGGCTGCGCAGGTTTGACATTCAGTATCAAGGAGACCCGGAGCTGCAGCCCATAAGGAGCTATGAGAACGCCCTGCTGGTCAGGCTGTTCTACAGGATCTCTTCTCTGGTTAATGAGAGG TTCGGAGGACACATGGCGGCGCTCTGCTCCCGTCCGGACCTCCTGGGGCGCCTCGGTCGTCACTACTTGGCGGATCCCGATCCGAGCACCAAGCTGAAGCAGAGCCCGATAACCAGGCGGACGTTAGAGCGGAGCCAGCGGGCGAGGCTAAGCCTGCGCCCGCTGGCCAGCTACAGGAcgatcctgctgctgctgctctgctacGCGTTCGGAGCTCTGCTGTCGCTGGGCCCCGTGTCCAGCACCCTGCTCATCCTCACGGGGGGCTTCCTGTACGGACTGATGATGACGCTGTTCGGAGACAAACTGAAGACGCACTAG
- the smpd4 gene encoding sphingomyelin phosphodiesterase 4 isoform X1 has protein sequence MAAPTLQQPSFLLANLKADSTTKPLLQRCQDLTKIIDDYPAKELHLIFPWLVESVFGSLDGIIAGWNLGLLHLRSNDYKIVLEFLKPSGPMMKLVYKLQAEEYKYEIPVNYLPGPVKACIQEGVLPDCPLFHNKLQFPLSGLLSLNLALNPFEFFMFNFAYCLITPKSYPPGQHGSSTDSAYFVLVDTYLKYFLPSEGSVPPSPFSDSRGSVTAPSPRSSSVSFAGYGVHSPSLLKHHIFHQPSVNADPAAQEIWRSETLLQMFVEIWLHHYSLEMYQKLQSPQVKLALLQYRLSMSSMPCQPYAPPGSGTLHTYQVLLPFHSPPPLWGLLEEPFSPTEEHVLVVRLLVKHLHAFSNSLKPEQLTSSPSAQSHTHTSPLEEFKRVVVQRFVQQKLYLFLQHCFGHWPLDASFRAVLETWLSYIQPWRYTGEKTNAQPQTEQNRTVPDKWESFVQENLLMYTKLFQVFLNRAVRTDLVNAKNALMVFRVAKVFAQPNLAEMIQKGEQLFLEPEHVLHHRQPRGYMTPSQGGSYLSSRQRVVTDLVFRVKSHVYALEGQDCQYKQMFGSELRGAVMKLIQIIAQARQTAKRISDHSNEVAANNSFMSWFGMGSSDPNNTFSGAEPEESGECLKKTHEFLDRALENLCQIFKLNQGQLSQLISNLGSSQDEGSCKQLPDCIQGENGLILTDLGRRQIISGLRRFDIQYQGDPELQPIRSYENALLVRLFYRISSLVNERFGGHMAALCSRPDLLGRLGRHYLADPDPSTKLKQSPITRRTLERSQRARLSLRPLASYRTILLLLLCYAFGALLSLGPVSSTLLILTGGFLYGLMMTLFGDKLKTH, from the exons GAGCTGCACCTGATCTTCCCCTGGCTGGTGGAGAGTGTGTTTGGCAGTCTGGACGGCATTATCGCTGGCTGGAATCTGGGACTCCTGCATTTACGGAGCAATGACTACAAAATCGTTCTGGAGTTTCTAAAACCCAG tGGGCCGATGATGAAGCTTGTGTATAAACTTCAAGCAGAAGagtataaatatgaaatacCTGTCAATTATCTCCCG GGCCCAGTGAAGGCCTGCATCCAGGAAGGAGTCCTTCCAGACTGTCCCCTGTTCCACAACAAGCTGCAGTTCCCCCTGTCCGGTCTGCTGTCTCTGAACCTCGCTCTCA ATCCATTTGAATTCTTCATGTTCAATTTTGCCTACTGTCTCATCACGCCAAAG agcTACCCTCCAGGCCAACATGGAAGCTCCACTGACAGCGCATACTTTGTGCTCGTGGACACTTACCTCAAATACTTCCTCCCCAGTGAAGGAAGTGTACCGCCCTCGCCTTTCTCTGACTCCAGAGGCTCCGTCACTGCACCTTCACCCAG ATCTTCAAGTGTTTCCTTTGCTGGTTATGGCGTTCACAGCCCCAGCCTCCTGAAACATCACATATTCCATCAACCGTCAGTTAACGCAGACCCCGCAGCCCAGGAGATCTGGAGGTCTGAGACACTGTTACAG ATGTTTGTGGAGATCTGGCTCCATCACTACTCCTTAGAGATGTACCAGAAGCTGCAGTCTCCTCAGGTGAAG CTGGCGCTGCTGCAGTACCGCCTCAGTATGTCCAGCATGCCGTGCCAACCCTACGCCCCACCAGGCTCTGGGACCCTCCACACCTACCAAGTACTTTTACCTTTTCATTCACCCCCGCCCCTCTGGGGCCTCCTGGAG GAGCCCTTCAGCCCGACAGAGGAGCACGTGCTGGTGGTGCGTCTGCTGGTCAAACACCTGCACGCCTTCTCCAACAGCCTGAAGCCCGAGCAGCTCACCTCCTCGCCCTCCGCCCAGTCACACACCCACACCAGCCCGCTGGAGGAGTTCAAGAG AGTGGTGGTGCAGCGTTTTGTCCAACAGAAGCTCTACCTGTTTCTGCAGCACTGCTTCGGTCACTGGCCTCTAGATGCGTCTTTCAGAGCG GTGCTGGAGACGTGGCTGAGCTACATCCAACCATGGAGATACACCGGAGAGAAGACTAACGCTCAGCCACAGACGGAACAGAACAGGACGGTACCTGACAAGTG GGAGTCGTTTGTTCAGGAGAACCTGCTGATGTACACGAAGCTCTTCCAAGTGTTTCTGAACAGAGCCGTCAGGACGGATCTGGTCAACGCCAAAAACGCTCTGATGGTGTTCAGAGTGGCCAAAGTGTTCGCTCAGCCAAACCTCGCCGAGATGATCCAGAAAG GAGAGCAGCTGTTCCTGGAGCCGGAGCACGTCCTCCACCACCGGCAGCCCCGCGGCTACATGACGCCGAGCCAGGGCGGCAGCTACCTGTCGTCCCGGCAACGTGTGGTCACAGACCTGGTGTTCAGGGTGAAGAGCCACGTCTACGCTCTGGAGGGCCAGGACTGCCAGTACAAACAGATGTTTGGCTCCGAGCTCCGAGGGGCA GTCATGAAGTTAATCCAGATAATTGCACAAGCCAGACAGACAGCCAAGAGGATATCGGACCATTCCAACGAGGTGGCGGCCAATAACTCGTTCATGTCGTGGTTTGGGATGGGCTCCTCCGATCCCAACAACACCTTCTCCGGGGCCGAGCCCGAGGAGAGCGGGGAATGTCTGAAAAAGACCCACGAATTCCTGGACAGAGCTCTGGAGAACCTGTGTCAAATCTTCAAG CTGAACCAGGGGCAGCTGTCTCAGCTGATATCCAACCTGGGCTCCTCTCAGGATGAGGGCAGCTGCAAACAGCTGCCAGACTGCATCCAGGGAGAGAACGGGCTGATTCTGACCGACCTGGGCAGGAGGCAG ATCATTAGTGGGCTGCGCAGGTTTGACATTCAGTATCAAGGAGACCCGGAGCTGCAGCCCATAAGGAGCTATGAGAACGCCCTGCTGGTCAGGCTGTTCTACAGGATCTCTTCTCTGGTTAATGAGAGG TTCGGAGGACACATGGCGGCGCTCTGCTCCCGTCCGGACCTCCTGGGGCGCCTCGGTCGTCACTACTTGGCGGATCCCGATCCGAGCACCAAGCTGAAGCAGAGCCCGATAACCAGGCGGACGTTAGAGCGGAGCCAGCGGGCGAGGCTAAGCCTGCGCCCGCTGGCCAGCTACAGGAcgatcctgctgctgctgctctgctacGCGTTCGGAGCTCTGCTGTCGCTGGGCCCCGTGTCCAGCACCCTGCTCATCCTCACGGGGGGCTTCCTGTACGGACTGATGATGACGCTGTTCGGAGACAAACTGAAGACGCACTAG